One Marinitoga hydrogenitolerans DSM 16785 DNA segment encodes these proteins:
- a CDS encoding PD-(D/E)XK nuclease domain-containing protein, protein LTEYIDTDEIENAIITILEDGKIEPFAKEIENLLSKMDNRIFMGLDEKYIKAIMYSYLILTPYAMVKMEYPVENGYIDIAMFKRYEEVPYEAIIEVKYIKQKEYTEEKLKRKIEEAKEQIEKYKKSYELNQKNETMKKFIIIFVGKEAKYIEEIK, encoded by the coding sequence CTAACAGAATATATAGACACAGACGAAATAGAAAATGCAATAATAACAATATTAGAAGATGGAAAAATAGAACCATTTGCCAAAGAAATAGAAAACTTATTAAGTAAAATGGACAACAGAATATTCATGGGATTAGACGAAAAATATATAAAAGCAATAATGTATAGTTATCTAATATTAACGCCATATGCAATGGTAAAAATGGAATATCCAGTAGAAAATGGGTATATAGACATAGCAATGTTCAAAAGATACGAAGAAGTACCATATGAAGCGATAATAGAAGTAAAATACATAAAACAAAAAGAATACACAGAAGAAAAATTAAAAAGGAAAATAGAAGAAGCAAAAGAACAAATAGAAAAATACAAGAAATCATATGAATTAAACCAAAAAAATGAAACAATGAAAAAGTTTATAATTATTTTTGTTGGTAAGGAAGCGAAATATATTGAGGAAATAAAATGA